One genomic window of Mus pahari chromosome 23, PAHARI_EIJ_v1.1, whole genome shotgun sequence includes the following:
- the Abhd11 gene encoding protein ABHD11 isoform X2 — translation MLRWARAWRVPRGILGDSSPRRSAVPVTFCSSRSSGHGNADLRPLPLSYNLLDGDATLPAIVFLHGLFGSKTNFNSLAKAMVQRTGRRVLTVDARNHGDSPHSSDASYEAMSQDLQGLLPQLGLVPCVLVGHSMGGKTAMLLALQREASIRQFLLTNLVEVGGRFSWRVNLDTLAQHLDKILTFPQQLEPYSGPTLFLLGGNSTYVQPSHHSEIRRLFPQAQLQTVPNAGHWVHSDKPQDFMDAVTSFLA, via the exons ATGCTCCGCTGGGCGCGAGCGTGGAGGGTCCCCCGTGGGATACTCGGTGACTCCTCTCCCAGGCGTTCGGCGGTTCCTGTCACGTTCTGTAGCAGCCGCAGTAGTGGCCACGGAAACGCCGATCTGAG GCCGCTGCCGCTGTCCTATAATCTTCTAGATGGAGACGCGACACTTCCAGCCATCGTCTTTTTGCATGGGCTCTTCGGCAGCAAAACCAACTTCAACTCCCTCGCCAAGGCGATGGTTCAGAGGACTGGCAGGAGG GTACTGACAGTGGATGCCCGGAACCACGGTGACAGCCCCCACAGTTCAGATGCAAGCTATGAAGCCATGAGTCAGGACCTTCAGGGCCTCCTCCCACAGCTGGGTCTGGTGCCCTGCGTCCTCGTTGGCCACAGCATGGGAGGAAAGACAGCCATGCTCTTGGCACTGCAGAGG GAAGCGAGCATCAGGCAGTTCCTGCTCACTAACCTGGTGGAGGTAGGTGGGCGTTTCTCCTGGAGAGTGAACCTGGATACTTTAGCTCAGCACTTGGACAAGATTCTGACTTTTCCTCAGCAACTTGAACCCTACTCGGGGCCAACCCTCTTCCTGCTTGGTGGAAATTCTACATATGTACA ACCCAGCCACCACTCGGAGATTAGGCGACTCTTCCCTCAAGCCCAGCTTCAGACCGTGCCTAACGCTGGCCACTGGGTCCACAGCGACAAACCCCAAGACTTCATGGATGCCGTCACCAGCTTCTTGGCTTAA
- the Abhd11 gene encoding protein ABHD11 isoform X1 translates to MLRWARAWRVPRGILGDSSPRRSAVPVTFCSSRSSGHGNADLRPLPLSYNLLDGDATLPAIVFLHGLFGSKTNFNSLAKAMVQRTGRRVLTVDARNHGDSPHSSDASYEAMSQDLQGLLPQLGLVPCVLVGHSMGGKTAMLLALQRPDVVERLVAVDISPVGTTPGTYIGAFIAAMKAVEIPEKVSHSQARKLADKQLSSVVKEASIRQFLLTNLVEVGGRFSWRVNLDTLAQHLDKILTFPQQLEPYSGPTLFLLGGNSTYVQPSHHSEIRRLFPQAQLQTVPNAGHWVHSDKPQDFMDAVTSFLA, encoded by the exons ATGCTCCGCTGGGCGCGAGCGTGGAGGGTCCCCCGTGGGATACTCGGTGACTCCTCTCCCAGGCGTTCGGCGGTTCCTGTCACGTTCTGTAGCAGCCGCAGTAGTGGCCACGGAAACGCCGATCTGAG GCCGCTGCCGCTGTCCTATAATCTTCTAGATGGAGACGCGACACTTCCAGCCATCGTCTTTTTGCATGGGCTCTTCGGCAGCAAAACCAACTTCAACTCCCTCGCCAAGGCGATGGTTCAGAGGACTGGCAGGAGG GTACTGACAGTGGATGCCCGGAACCACGGTGACAGCCCCCACAGTTCAGATGCAAGCTATGAAGCCATGAGTCAGGACCTTCAGGGCCTCCTCCCACAGCTGGGTCTGGTGCCCTGCGTCCTCGTTGGCCACAGCATGGGAGGAAAGACAGCCATGCTCTTGGCACTGCAGAGG CCAGATGTTGTGGAACGATTAGTTGCTGTAGACATAAGCCCGGTAGGAACCACACCTGGAACATACATTGGAGCCTTCATAGCAGCCATGAAAGCTGTTGAGATCCCAGAGAAGGTGTCGCACTCCCAAGCCCGAAAACTGGCAGATAAGCAGCTTAGCTCGGTtgtcaag GAAGCGAGCATCAGGCAGTTCCTGCTCACTAACCTGGTGGAGGTAGGTGGGCGTTTCTCCTGGAGAGTGAACCTGGATACTTTAGCTCAGCACTTGGACAAGATTCTGACTTTTCCTCAGCAACTTGAACCCTACTCGGGGCCAACCCTCTTCCTGCTTGGTGGAAATTCTACATATGTACA ACCCAGCCACCACTCGGAGATTAGGCGACTCTTCCCTCAAGCCCAGCTTCAGACCGTGCCTAACGCTGGCCACTGGGTCCACAGCGACAAACCCCAAGACTTCATGGATGCCGTCACCAGCTTCTTGGCTTAA